In Canis lupus dingo isolate Sandy chromosome 25, ASM325472v2, whole genome shotgun sequence, one genomic interval encodes:
- the CEP44 gene encoding centrosomal protein of 44 kDa isoform X2, whose protein sequence is MATGDLKRSLRNLEQVLRMLNYPQEVDCVGLVKGDTAASLPIISYSLTSYSPYIAELLMESNIELIAKNDLRFVDTVYKLLRDQFNYKPILTKKQFLQCGFAEWKIQIICDILNCVMKKHKELSSLEKIPSQQRKKISSIKSEPLSTEKTSTESVGMDSTGRFITSGKKKAVVIRHLYNEDGLNIPEDTISTVTDVREAFDVCDLKTTEIKVPEVKFLEIKSEQQDIRINPEITALQTMLTECQEKLQKLALVESRLESLEEKMKGKVMVNEKTWTNLLSRVTLLETEMLLSKKNNEYIDFSELNEDYESSNDIDILNPDRKSKERQTSIPLSSGYSTVSSDSTPRTSSTSYCGLKENSEETTIQKMERMKKMFEETAELLKCPNH, encoded by the exons TTTGGTAAAGGGAGATACAGCAGCATCTTTGCCCATCATCAGCTATTCCCTTACCTCATATTCACCTTATATAGCAGAACTTTTGATGGAATCCAACATAGAGCTCATAGCGAAGAATGACTTGCGTTTTGTAGATACTGTCTATAAG CTTCTTCGTGATCAATTTAATTATAAACCAATCTTGACAAAAAAACAGTTTCTCCAATGTGGATTTGCAGAATGGAAAATCCAAATTATTTGTGATATTTTGAATTGTGTGATGAAAAAGCACAAGGAATTAAGTAGTCTTGAGAAg attccatcacaacaaagaaagaaaatcagttctATTAAGTCAGAACCTTTAAGCACTGAGAAGACATCTACAGAATCTGTTGGCATGGACAGCACTGGCAGGTTTATAACTTCAGGAAAG AAAAAAGCTGTGGTGATCCGTCACCTGTATAATGAAGATGGCCTTAACATTCCCGAAGATACAATAAGTACTGTAACAGATGTAAGAGAAGCATTTGATGTATGTGACTTAAAGACTACTGAAATAAAGGTTCCTGAAGTAAAGTTCCTTGAAATCAAGTCTGAACAACAA GATATTAGAATTAATCCTGAGATTACTGCACTACAGACAATGCTTACTGAATGCCAAGAAAAGCTTCAGAAACTGGCTTTGGTAGAGAGTAGATTAgaatctttggaagaaaaaatgaaaggaaaagtgatGGTAAATGAAAAAACCTGGACTAACCTTCTAAGTCGTGTCACTCTTCTTGAAACAGAAATGCTGCTGTCTAAAAAG AATAATGAATATATAGACTTCAGTGAACTCAATGAAGACTACGAATCTAGTAATGACATAGATATTCTGAATCCTG acagaaaaagcaaagagaggCAAACAAGTATTCCTCTTTCCTCTGGCTATAGTACTGTGTCATCAGATTCAACTCCCAGAACCTCAAGTACTAGTTACTGTGGTTTGAAAGAGAATTCAGAG gaaacaacaatccagaaaatggaaaggatgaaaaaaat GTTTGAAGAAACTGCAGAGTTACTGAAATGTCCAAATCATTAA
- the CEP44 gene encoding centrosomal protein of 44 kDa isoform X4: MATGDLKRSLRNLEQVLRMLNYPQEVDCVGLVKGDTAASLPIISYSLTSYSPYIAELLMESNIELIAKNDLRFVDTVYKLLRDQFNYKPILTKKQFLQCGFAEWKIQIICDILNCVMKKHKELSSLEKIPSQQRKKISSIKSEPLSTEKTSTESVGMDSTGRFITSGKKKAVVIRHLYNEDGLNIPEDTISTVTDVREAFDVCDLKTTEIKVPEVKFLEIKSEQQDIRINPEITALQTMLTECQEKLQKLALVESRLESLEEKMKGKVMVNEKTWTNLLSRVTLLETEMLLSKKNNEYIDFSELNEDYESSNDIDILNPDRKSKERQTSIPLSSGYSTVSSDSTPRTSSTSYCGLKENSEV, encoded by the exons TTTGGTAAAGGGAGATACAGCAGCATCTTTGCCCATCATCAGCTATTCCCTTACCTCATATTCACCTTATATAGCAGAACTTTTGATGGAATCCAACATAGAGCTCATAGCGAAGAATGACTTGCGTTTTGTAGATACTGTCTATAAG CTTCTTCGTGATCAATTTAATTATAAACCAATCTTGACAAAAAAACAGTTTCTCCAATGTGGATTTGCAGAATGGAAAATCCAAATTATTTGTGATATTTTGAATTGTGTGATGAAAAAGCACAAGGAATTAAGTAGTCTTGAGAAg attccatcacaacaaagaaagaaaatcagttctATTAAGTCAGAACCTTTAAGCACTGAGAAGACATCTACAGAATCTGTTGGCATGGACAGCACTGGCAGGTTTATAACTTCAGGAAAG AAAAAAGCTGTGGTGATCCGTCACCTGTATAATGAAGATGGCCTTAACATTCCCGAAGATACAATAAGTACTGTAACAGATGTAAGAGAAGCATTTGATGTATGTGACTTAAAGACTACTGAAATAAAGGTTCCTGAAGTAAAGTTCCTTGAAATCAAGTCTGAACAACAA GATATTAGAATTAATCCTGAGATTACTGCACTACAGACAATGCTTACTGAATGCCAAGAAAAGCTTCAGAAACTGGCTTTGGTAGAGAGTAGATTAgaatctttggaagaaaaaatgaaaggaaaagtgatGGTAAATGAAAAAACCTGGACTAACCTTCTAAGTCGTGTCACTCTTCTTGAAACAGAAATGCTGCTGTCTAAAAAG AATAATGAATATATAGACTTCAGTGAACTCAATGAAGACTACGAATCTAGTAATGACATAGATATTCTGAATCCTG acagaaaaagcaaagagaggCAAACAAGTATTCCTCTTTCCTCTGGCTATAGTACTGTGTCATCAGATTCAACTCCCAGAACCTCAAGTACTAGTTACTGTGGTTTGAAAGAGAATTCAGAG GTTTGA